The uncultured Mailhella sp. genome segment TTCCTGCACGGCCACCGTCGGCAATTTCGACGGCGTGCATCGCGGGCATCAGGCGCTGCTGAGCAGCACGGTGAACAACGCCCGCGAGCGTCAGGTGCCCTCCGTGGCGATCACGTTTGATCCTCATCCCGTTTCGGTGCTTTCGGCCCGCGCGCCCAAGGAACTGTGTTCCACGGCGCAGCGGCTCGAATACATGGAAGAGCTCGGCATCGACGCCGTGCTTCTGCTGCCGTTCACCAAGGAACTGGCGTCCCGCGGGGCCGATGACTTTTGTCGTCATGTGCTTGAGGATTCGCTGGCAGTGAGCGAGCTTTTTGTCGGATACGATTTCCGCATGGGGCGGGATCAGGCCGGAGCGGATGCGCTGCGCGCCTGCATTCCGCACGTCACGCAGGTGGAAGCCGTGCTTGTGGACGGCGCGCCCGTGAGTTCCACGCGCATCCGCAAGGCACTGGCCGAAGGGCGACTTGACGAGGCGAATCTGCTTCTCGGGCGTCCTTTTTCCGTGCAGGGAGAAGTCGTTCACGGCGAAGGTCGGGGAGGGCCGCTTCTGGGCATACCCACGGCCAATCTCGATGTTCCCCACACGCAGGCCATGACGGCCCCGGCCGTGTACGCCACGTCGGCCCGTCTGCTGGACGGCGAAGGCGCGGGAGAGTGGCGCATGTCCGTGACGAGCTTCTGCAAGAATCCCACCTTCGACGGCTCCGCGCTGACCTTGGAGACGCACATCATGGATTTTTCCGGCGACATCTACGGCAGGGAACTGGAAGTGCGCTTTCTTGCGAAACTGCGTCAGGATCGTCGCTTCGACGGGCTGGACGCGCTCATAGCACAGCTGCACGCCGACATGGACGAGCGCCGCAGACTTCCGCTCTGAGCGCTGCGG includes the following:
- the ribF gene encoding riboflavin biosynthesis protein RibF; the protein is MIVSSDPNALRRQGAWTSCTATVGNFDGVHRGHQALLSSTVNNARERQVPSVAITFDPHPVSVLSARAPKELCSTAQRLEYMEELGIDAVLLLPFTKELASRGADDFCRHVLEDSLAVSELFVGYDFRMGRDQAGADALRACIPHVTQVEAVLVDGAPVSSTRIRKALAEGRLDEANLLLGRPFSVQGEVVHGEGRGGPLLGIPTANLDVPHTQAMTAPAVYATSARLLDGEGAGEWRMSVTSFCKNPTFDGSALTLETHIMDFSGDIYGRELEVRFLAKLRQDRRFDGLDALIAQLHADMDERRRLPL